One stretch of Saccharomonospora xinjiangensis XJ-54 DNA includes these proteins:
- the rplB gene encoding 50S ribosomal protein L2: protein MGIRKYKPTTPGRRGSSVSDFAEITRSEPEKSLLKPLHGRGGRNSAGRITTRHKGGGHKRAYRVIDFRRHDKDGVPAKVAHIEYDPNRSARIALLHYADGEKRYIIAPDKLKQGDRIENGPKADIKPGNNLPLRNIPVGTVVHAIELRPGGGAKIARSAGARVQLVAKDGPYAQLRMPSGEIRNVDVRNRATVGEVGNSEHSNINWGKAGRNRWRGKRPTVRGVVMNPVDHPHGGGEGRTSGGRHPVNPNGKPEGRTRRRKPSDKLIVRRRRTGKKR, encoded by the coding sequence ATGGGCATCCGCAAGTACAAGCCAACGACCCCGGGGCGCCGGGGCTCCTCGGTCTCCGACTTCGCCGAGATCACGCGGTCGGAGCCGGAGAAGTCGCTGCTGAAGCCGTTGCACGGCCGTGGAGGCCGTAACTCGGCAGGCCGGATCACCACCCGGCACAAGGGTGGCGGTCACAAGCGTGCGTACCGGGTCATCGACTTCCGGCGGCACGACAAGGACGGCGTCCCGGCCAAGGTCGCGCACATCGAGTACGACCCCAACCGCAGCGCCCGCATCGCGCTCCTGCACTACGCCGACGGCGAGAAGCGTTACATCATCGCGCCGGACAAGCTGAAGCAGGGCGACCGGATCGAGAACGGCCCCAAGGCCGACATCAAGCCCGGCAACAACCTGCCGCTGCGCAACATCCCGGTCGGCACCGTCGTGCACGCGATCGAGCTCCGGCCCGGTGGCGGCGCCAAGATCGCCAGGTCGGCGGGGGCGCGGGTTCAGCTCGTCGCCAAGGACGGTCCGTACGCCCAGCTGCGGATGCCCTCGGGCGAGATCCGCAACGTGGACGTTCGCAACCGCGCCACGGTCGGCGAGGTCGGCAACTCCGAGCACTCCAACATCAACTGGGGTAAAGCGGGCCGGAACCGTTGGCGCGGAAAGCGTCCGACGGTCCGTGGTGTCGTCATGAACCCGGTTGACCACCCGCACGGTGGTGGTGAGGGTCGCACCTCGGGTGGTCGTCACCCGGTGAACCCGAACGGTAAGCCGGAGGGCAGGACCCGTCGCCGCAAGCCGAGCGACAAGTTGATCGTCCGCCGCAGGCGCACCGGCAAGAAGCGCTGA
- the rplW gene encoding 50S ribosomal protein L23 → MSSVAIPDPRDVLIAPVISEKSYGLLDDHKYTFLVRPDANKTEIKIAVEKVFGVKVISVNTLNRQGKRKRTRFGYGKRKDTKRAIVTLSAESKPIEIFGGPAA, encoded by the coding sequence GTGAGCTCCGTGGCGATCCCCGACCCGCGTGACGTCCTGATCGCGCCGGTGATCTCCGAGAAGTCCTACGGGCTGCTCGACGACCACAAGTACACGTTCCTGGTTCGCCCGGACGCCAACAAGACCGAGATCAAGATCGCGGTCGAGAAGGTCTTCGGTGTGAAGGTCATCAGCGTGAACACGTTGAACCGGCAGGGCAAGCGCAAGCGCACCCGCTTCGGTTACGGCAAGCGCAAGGACACCAAGCGCGCCATCGTGACGCTGTCGGCCGAGAGCAAGCCGATCGAGATCTTCGGCGGACCAGCCGCGTAA
- the rplD gene encoding 50S ribosomal protein L4 — protein MTATIELKSPAGESKGTVELPAEIFDVQANIPLMHQVVVAQLAAARQGTHDTKTRGEVRGGGRKPYRQKGTGRARQGSVRAPQFTGGGTVHGPTPRDYTQRTPKKMKAAALRGALSDRARAGQVHVITELVSAEKPSTKAAKAALAAVTQAKRVLVVLHRDDEVGTYSARNLPNVHLITPDQLNTYDVLVNDDVVFTKAAFDAFLAGPVKRKAAEVASEAEGSDEQ, from the coding sequence GTGACCGCGACGATCGAGCTGAAGAGCCCGGCTGGCGAGTCGAAGGGCACCGTCGAGCTTCCGGCCGAGATCTTCGACGTGCAGGCGAACATTCCGCTGATGCACCAGGTCGTGGTCGCTCAGCTGGCGGCGGCTCGCCAGGGCACCCACGACACGAAGACTCGGGGCGAGGTTCGCGGTGGTGGCCGCAAGCCGTACCGCCAGAAGGGCACCGGCCGAGCCCGCCAGGGTTCGGTCCGTGCGCCGCAGTTCACCGGTGGTGGAACCGTGCACGGCCCCACGCCGAGGGACTACACCCAGCGCACCCCGAAGAAGATGAAGGCCGCCGCGCTTCGTGGCGCCCTTTCCGACCGTGCCCGTGCGGGCCAGGTCCACGTCATCACCGAACTGGTGAGCGCCGAGAAGCCGTCCACCAAGGCGGCGAAGGCTGCTCTTGCCGCGGTGACGCAGGCGAAGCGCGTGCTGGTGGTGCTGCACAGGGACGACGAGGTGGGTACCTACTCCGCGCGGAACCTGCCGAACGTGCACCTCATCACGCCTGACCAGCTCAACACGTACGACGTGCTGGTCAACGACGACGTGGTGTTCACGAAGGCCGCGTTCGACGCCTTCCTCGCCGGTCCGGTGAAGCGCAAGGCCGCCGAGGTGGCGAGCGAGGCTGAAGGGAGTGACGAGCAGTGA
- the rplC gene encoding 50S ribosomal protein L3 has protein sequence MSDRQVKGILGTKLGMTQVFDENNRVVPVTVVKAGPNVVTQVRNKDKDGYSAVQLAFGAIDPRRVNKPKTGHFEKAGVTPRRYVAELRTADADAYEVGQEITAEVFADGTVVDVTGTTKGKGYAGVMKRHGFRGQGASHGNQAKHRAPGSIGGCATPGRVFKGMRMAGRMGNSRVTTQGLTVHSVRAEDGLLLIKGAVPGPKGGLVFVRSAAKGGVTE, from the coding sequence ATGTCTGACAGGCAAGTGAAGGGCATTCTGGGCACCAAGCTCGGCATGACCCAGGTCTTCGACGAGAACAACCGGGTCGTCCCGGTGACCGTCGTCAAGGCTGGGCCGAACGTGGTGACCCAGGTGCGCAACAAGGACAAGGACGGCTACTCGGCCGTGCAGCTGGCCTTCGGCGCCATCGACCCGCGCAGGGTCAACAAGCCGAAGACCGGGCACTTCGAGAAGGCCGGTGTGACCCCCCGGCGTTACGTCGCCGAGCTCCGCACGGCCGACGCGGACGCGTACGAGGTCGGCCAGGAGATCACCGCCGAGGTGTTCGCCGACGGCACCGTCGTCGATGTCACCGGCACCACCAAGGGCAAGGGCTACGCCGGTGTCATGAAGCGTCACGGCTTCCGGGGACAGGGCGCGAGCCACGGTAACCAGGCCAAGCACCGTGCTCCCGGTTCGATCGGTGGCTGCGCGACCCCCGGCCGCGTGTTCAAGGGCATGCGCATGGCGGGCCGCATGGGCAACAGCCGGGTGACGACCCAGGGTCTGACCGTCCACTCGGTTCGCGCCGAGGACGGTCTTCTTCTGATCAAGGGCGCGGTTCCCGGTCCCAAGGGTGGCCTGGTGTTCGTGCGTAGCGCCGCGAAGGGTGGTGTGACCGAGTGA
- the rpsJ gene encoding 30S ribosomal protein S10 gives MAGQKIRIRLKAYDHEAIDASARKIVETVTRTGASVVGPVPLPTEKNVYCVIRSPHKYKDSREHFEMRTHKRLIDILDPTPKTVDALMRIDLPASVDVNIQ, from the coding sequence ATGGCGGGACAGAAGATCCGCATCAGGCTCAAGGCCTACGACCACGAGGCGATCGACGCCAGCGCGCGCAAGATCGTCGAGACGGTGACGCGCACCGGCGCCTCGGTCGTCGGACCTGTGCCGCTGCCCACCGAGAAGAACGTTTACTGCGTCATCCGCTCGCCGCACAAGTACAAGGACTCGCGCGAGCACTTCGAGATGCGCACGCACAAGCGTCTGATCGACATCCTCGACCCGACGCCGAAGACGGTTGACGCGCTCATGCGCATCGACCTTCCGGCGAGCGTCGACGTCAACATCCAGTAA
- the tuf gene encoding elongation factor Tu translates to MAKAKFERSKPHVNIGTIGHVDHGKTTLTAAITKVLHDKYPELNESRAFDQIDNAPEEKQRGITINISHVEYQTEKRHYAHVDAPGHADYIKNMITGAAQMDGAILVVAATDGPMPQTREHVLLARQVGVPYIVVALNKSDMVDDEEILELVEMEVRELLSSQEFPGDDAPVVRVSGLKALEGDEKWAESIVELMNAVDENVPDPEREIDKPFLMPIEDVFTITGRGTVVTGRIERGEIKLNEEVEIVGIRPESRKTTVTSIEMFNKMLDYGQAGDNAALLLRGIKREDVERGQVVTKPGTTTPHTEFEGSVYILSKDEGGRHTPFFNNYRPQFYFRTTDVTGVVTLPEGTEMVMPGDNTEIKVQLIQPIAMDEGLRFAIREGGRTVGAGQVTKIIK, encoded by the coding sequence GTGGCGAAGGCGAAGTTCGAGCGGAGCAAGCCGCACGTCAACATCGGGACCATCGGTCACGTTGACCACGGCAAGACCACCCTGACCGCGGCGATCACCAAGGTGCTGCACGACAAGTACCCCGAGCTGAACGAGTCGCGCGCGTTCGACCAGATCGACAACGCGCCCGAGGAGAAGCAGCGCGGCATTACGATCAACATCTCGCACGTCGAGTACCAGACGGAGAAGCGCCACTACGCGCACGTCGATGCTCCGGGCCACGCCGACTACATCAAGAACATGATCACCGGTGCGGCTCAGATGGACGGCGCGATCCTCGTGGTCGCCGCGACCGACGGCCCGATGCCGCAGACCCGTGAGCACGTGCTGCTCGCCCGTCAGGTCGGCGTGCCCTACATCGTGGTGGCGTTGAACAAGTCCGACATGGTGGACGACGAGGAGATCCTCGAGCTCGTCGAGATGGAGGTCCGTGAGCTGCTCAGCTCGCAGGAGTTCCCCGGCGACGACGCTCCGGTGGTTCGCGTGTCCGGCCTCAAGGCGCTCGAGGGCGACGAGAAGTGGGCCGAGAGCATCGTCGAGCTGATGAACGCTGTTGACGAGAACGTTCCGGACCCGGAGCGCGAGATCGACAAGCCGTTCCTGATGCCGATCGAGGACGTCTTCACGATCACCGGTCGCGGTACGGTCGTCACCGGCCGTATCGAGCGTGGCGAGATCAAGCTGAACGAAGAGGTCGAGATCGTCGGTATCCGGCCCGAGTCGCGCAAGACCACGGTCACGAGCATCGAGATGTTCAACAAGATGCTCGACTACGGCCAGGCCGGTGACAACGCCGCCCTGCTGCTGCGTGGTATCAAGCGTGAGGACGTTGAGCGCGGCCAGGTGGTGACCAAGCCCGGCACCACCACCCCGCACACGGAGTTCGAGGGCTCGGTGTACATCCTGTCCAAGGACGAGGGTGGTCGGCACACGCCGTTCTTCAACAACTACCGTCCGCAGTTCTACTTCCGCACCACCGACGTGACCGGCGTCGTGACCCTCCCCGAGGGCACCGAGATGGTCATGCCCGGTGACAACACCGAGATCAAGGTGCAGCTGATTCAGCCGATCGCCATGGACGAGGGTCTGCGGTTCGCCATCCGTGAGGGTGGCCGCACCGTTGGCGCCGGCCAGGTCACCAAGATCATCAAGTAA